The DNA sequence CTCCCTCCCTACTTAGGATTTAGATGCTATTGGTTTTATCTCCTTTTTGTGTTCTCTTAAATTTGTCTTTGTTGATTTCTGGGAAATCTGAACtgagaaaaattaattattaagtcAACTCAGATCAGCTGTTAGTTGACACAGATGACAAGTCAATGTTATTGTCTTGTCTACTTGATTTATTGTCTCATGgtcttgctttctttctttacaGGGGCATAGTACAGTATAAGGAACATTGATTACttcaattaaattttaaaaatggcacAGCTTTTGGAGCCACTTCCATTGGAGATGGAGAGGTAGTTAACCactaatatatatttttaattatcttCCAAAATCAAGTTATTATACCATGTGGTTTTGTCTTAGCCTACTCCGATTCTACTtttctgtaaaaacaaaaaacatacatTTGTTTCTGATGgtgtgttattttacaaaacaGATTCTCTCTACAAAGACGTGAAAAGGATGGCGAGCATACATTAGGTGAGAATAATAAGATTCACAATTAGCTCTCTTACAGTGTGACTACTGTAACCAGGGCCACtaagacaaagttgaccaatcagattacaaGAAAATAACACTACATTCACTGTAACAGACCTTTCAGCAAACACAAGCTTTTTTTCAGCGGGCTCAAAAGGTCAGGTCTGTAGGCTgtaattggttgattttgatccatgttgtttattttgattatgattgacaactaactttcttagaatgtattgttattttcctttttatatctatttattttttatggtaATGTTACAGTAATGATGAATGCACAAaaataatggctcttgtaaaAATACAAGAGTTCAACCAGTTTCAGAGTAACAAAATTATTGGATTTCTTTGTTCATAACATATACAGTATTCTATGACCTTATTCGATTATTGTTATCGTTTTgttatcatcatcttcattattttcattgttatgaTGGTAATATTTTTTTGACAGTGGATTACAGTAAAGTACCACGTTCAAGTGGAGATGGCATGGAGTATTCTTCTAGTAATTCCAGTGATGGAAGTATCTCTGAGGGGAGTGATGATAGTGAACTGttgcaaagaaaaattacaTCTTTACCAACAACTACAAAAAGCCAAGTGTTTGGAAACAAAGCAGTTTGTTCCTCTACTGGGAGAAAAACCACGTCACAACCTACGAACTATCAAGAAAAACAGAGGAATACAAATACTCAAGACATACTTAACCACCAGATTCAACGTAGACAGGGTTACTCACCAACATCTGTCTCTAGAACTGAAAATAAACATTATGCAGAAAATGATGAACACCCCAAACCTACTGCAATTTATCGACAAAACTCAACAAATATTTTACTGCAAGGTGCTGAGTTACTGAGATTAGACCATCAGTTGGGAATATCATTAAAAGGAGATGATCAAGTTCCATCTTTAGCTCTGCCAGTCGCAGATCTCAACTATAAAGAGCTTTCTGTGAAGACTACTGTTGTAGAACACACAGCAGAGTTTGTGGATAGTCAGAAAGTTATTTATGACCTTGAGGAACAAAACTCTAAGTTGGTTGAGgagaaaacaaagctttctgtGCAGCTTGGCGTCCAGACTAAGGTgtgaacaaaaaataataactaattTGTTACCAGTAgttaaaaaatatgttttctgAAAACCAAGATCATGATCAGCCACTCTTTTTTCTTCCCCTCTCTGATAACATAAgggactttttattttttatcttttttttgttgttgtactATTTCCTCGTCAAATTTTACAGTGTGACcgggaaaaccgtgaacacttaaaatatttcagaaatgttatttattgtgttacgaccaatcacagcaaataTCAGGGCACGCCAACTAGCTACAAAACCACAAAAACTAATTAATATTCTTGCTTGTAGTTTAGTTTCTCAGGCCCAACTGGCCTTTatcttgcaacacaataacattccagaaatatttctggtgttcacagttttcccAAATTGATTGTAAAAATCAGTTGATGAGTATAACAAAAAAGTTTTTAGCAAGCAAAGATTAGTCAGAAGTGATAAGAAAAAGCATAATTGTAGTAAGTAGCAGacttttaattttgttgcaAAGCAAGGTGTAGTATTATTATTTGTATCACTGTGATGCCCCATCAGGGTAAATGAGGACAGGTGACAGGGCTTGAAACAGCGGCACAAGACACAAGACAGATGAATAACAAAGTTGGATTCAAACTTAACATAATAACATAGAACACAGCTGATAATACAatagaaattttcctgcttttcAAAATAATGGTTTCAACAATGCAAAGTCTTTAATATCGTGCTACTTTTTTATTCTTAAGTAAACAAAACTTCATTTTCATATGGAATGTTTTAAATTTACACTTGACAAATTCATTTTGACACGTAATATCAAAATCTCACTTAGTCTAGATTCACATGGCACTAGGCAAATTTTTAACCAGTTGAAAATTTGTACATTTAGGTGTTCTGTTTACATAGAACCACCTTAACCATACCAAAATCTAGATGTCTAGCCATTCAAAGCTCCATGTGAACAGAGCAAAAATAACTGTCCCGTGTGAACTTAAATAATATTGTCCCAGGGCTGTCTTTAAGAGATGGGGGGTGGGGATTTCCCCCGCTACTATGAGCATGGCGCCCGtctactttcaaaggaaaatagaagaaaaatagaaccagaAAAAAACCTGTAGCTGTTTGATTtcccacctacttgttgtatttacccagcaacttgaaatcttagtgacaaccctgttatccagtcaaatttttcagctggTTGAAAATTCGTCTTGTGCCGTGTGAATGTAGCGTTAGTTTCTCAAGCAAATACAAGCAAAttggaaagagaacaaaaaGTTTAGTAGAAGTTAATCAGAAGCTGACCCctttaaagcttttttcatgCATCCTTTCATTTATGCCTTTCATCAAGGgatgaaaaaaatcaaaatgaaattgtGATGACATCACAAGAGAACGGTTTGTCCTCTTCCACTGGGTCATATGAGAGGGAAGTCTTAAGTAAAGTGTTAACAGGTCataaatctttgtttttctctcttctGAACAGGTAAATGCAGAGATAAAGAGGTTACTAGTAGCATCAGTTGGAGAAGATATTGGGCAAAGgtatttcaaaattctataacTGATTCTGTTAGGTTGGggaaaacataaagaaataTTCACAAATTTGTTGGAAACATCTATTGTAGGTTTCATTTGTTTGTGTTACGTTTTTTCAAAAAgagtttatttttcatttttgtctcaGAACTGAGTACATGGATTTTCTGCCTCAGCCATTGCAAACTGTAATActaattttacaaaattttgttgttctTACAAAATCAGGTTGGAAGACTTGGTCAGTAGAAATGTCCAGCAAACTGTTGAACTTAAACACTGGAAAAAAGTGTGTGAAGAATACTCTGAGGAGTCAGACAGGCTTGAGATTGAATGTGATGTATGGAGAACAAAATTTCTTGCAAGCAGGTAAGAGTGGTGTTTTACCGTCTCATTGCTTACATGCAAGTTTCGCATCTTGCTCATCAGGAACAGTAAAAAGTTGTCAACCAAAAAATACTGGTACTTGAAGCGATCAACTCAGTCTTTCTTTTATCATCAGTGAAAATCACACATTTACCTAGTatgtaatctttaaaaaaaattcttccataACAGGGAGGGTTCCAGgaatttttttaggaggggtgcactcgtctcttgctcgacttcaacaccaataaaccacatagttttttttttgcagaataccagttgtattagaaaaccgcaggtcatctcagggagggggtgtgcaccccctacaccctccccctagatccacccctgTATAATAATGTATCCCTGCAGCATTTGCACCTTAGTTGTGGGTCCCCCATACAGGtagaaattttttatctcagctCAATGCTTTTGGCCCAATTTCTCATGCTTGGCAGAAAAATGTGAGCTATCGCAGTCTTAAATGATACCTTCTAAAAAGATGTCATAATTATAACATCAGGGCTGTAACTTTAGATTTCAAGTTGTCAGGTGTATCCTGATTTAAAGCAGGGAATTGAACAGCTAGAAGGTTAAATTGGATCTGTTTCCCATTTGTTTTCCTCTGAAGGTAGCCAGGGGTCATTTTGTTAGTAGCCCAGGAAAATCCCTAGCCCCCGGCCAAGAGTCACAGCCCTTTAACATGAAATAAACGTGAACCAATTTTCAAGAAGAGAAAAGTCAAAGTGAATGATTGTACTTTCCCAAAAACCCCCGAATGTTAGTAGGAAAGTCACTGTTGCTCATTTGGAGAATTTCAGAACTCTTTTGAACATCTTCAGAAATCATCGGATGCCTAAGAATATATTGAGATCATCTACGAAAAATTGTGGCACTTGCAGCTTCTCATGAGGATGAAAATGTAGACAAGTTGACTCCCCTTCAGTGCCTAAATGTTAAATTAAAACatagtgtttttttccttaagaatGATGTCTGATGAACTATCAAGTTGGAAGGTAGCACTTTATGCAAGGTACCGACAAGCACAGAGTGCTTTGCAGAGATTACTAGATGAGAGAGCTCAGCTGCAGCAGTACTTGATTGATACCAAGAGGCAAGTAACAAGCTTGGCTTCTATTGACATAAATCGTATAGGACCCACATATCTGCTTCAGCATCTTCTTTATGTTCactgacatcatcatcatcgtcgtcatcatcaccatcataatTATCAGCATGATagtaataacaatgataataaacagatttataataattattataatagtaATCAATTATGATTATTATAACTTTGCTAGTAATTTGACTTTAAAAAGATAAGCACAaggatctgaaaaaaaaaaagagaaaatttttttttattattcttgtCTTTGCTTTTACATTGTGCACGTGCATCAGAAGCATTCATTTTCTTTCGAAACAAGACTCTTACACTTGCACTTATACTTACATTGCCAGTGTAAACCAGACTTAATTGGATGGATATTCAGTCAAAACTTGGACATTTGGCCCTGAAAAGAATTATTTGTCCTGGCCTATGTTTTTATTCTATtccatttaaatttttgttttttttaaaaaaagaaatgcatccAGCTGCTCTTATGTGGTCAGTTCTTGTTCAAACATTTAGTTAGCTTGCTGCtttcattattaataataagaagaataagaGTAAATACTTAACTATCCACTTCCCTTATGGGGCTTTtgagggataatgaaacaataaTTTAAATAGAACATAATATATTTAAGAATCTCAACTGGTAGGAGGCGAACCAGtgggctatttacaagcgtggccaaggatttgaacttgggactaccaagaacaaatccagctggtGCTTAGGGCAGGACTATTGAACTCATGGCTTCCAGATTACAAGTC is a window from the Porites lutea chromosome 10, jaPorLute2.1, whole genome shotgun sequence genome containing:
- the LOC140950016 gene encoding golgin-45-like, with protein sequence MAQLLEPLPLEMERFSLQRREKDGEHTLVDYSKVPRSSGDGMEYSSSNSSDGSISEGSDDSELLQRKITSLPTTTKSQVFGNKAVCSSTGRKTTSQPTNYQEKQRNTNTQDILNHQIQRRQGYSPTSVSRTENKHYAENDEHPKPTAIYRQNSTNILLQGAELLRLDHQLGISLKGDDQVPSLALPVADLNYKELSVKTTVVEHTAEFVDSQKVIYDLEEQNSKLVEEKTKLSVQLGVQTKVNAEIKRLLVASVGEDIGQRLEDLVSRNVQQTVELKHWKKVCEEYSEESDRLEIECDVWRTKFLASRMMSDELSSWKVALYARYRQAQSALQRLLDERAQLQQYLIDTKRCIQSLHSMLKSTGGILQGSFPSLSSANEQNIVEIASLNNSLAEETLDLAQNVLPALSLSETSLVLTHESVENTEKLKMGPTSAEKLALQVLSDDVDLQAEQQQLRGVMKRMSQQYIGHDYQSRFATKNFRVTYDCCERCTGALQVV